The Triticum aestivum cultivar Chinese Spring chromosome 5A, IWGSC CS RefSeq v2.1, whole genome shotgun sequence genomic sequence CCAAACATGGACATCGGGGCAGCAGTGGTACTCGTGATGCTTCCGCGGACGCTACTGTCCTCACGACCTTCCTCCAAAGCAAGGCTCTCTTTTAGCTGCGCCACAATGACGGCCATTGTTGGCCTTCGGACCGCATCATCTGCTGTGCACGCCAAGGCGGTGTCGATCAGTTTCCACATGGAGTTGACATCATATTCATCTCCAAGATGGGCATCAGCCACAGTGGTGACGTTGCCAGTGGCAATCTTCTGTTTCACACGCTGAACGATGTGGCCATGGCCTGCCAATACCGGAGGCTCACCAGTGGCTACCTCGAGTAGAACAACACCGAAGCTATACACATCGCTGCTCTCAGTGAGCCAGCCAGTGTGATAGTACCTAAGAAATAGCAGGTAAACCACCTCTTAGAAACCTAATTTGGATTAAGCAACAATGCCCTATATGAGAAAGAGGTACGAAAGTTTTATAGTATAGAAAGAAACATACTCAGGGTCCATGTATCCTGCTGTCCCAGCCGCATTGGTTGATATGTGGGTCTGCATGTCGCTAAGATAGGTCTTGCAAAGTCCAAAATCAGCTAGTTTCGCCTTTAGATTATGACCTAGGAGAATGTTGTTGGTTTTCACATCCCGGTGAATTATTGGCAAGCTACATCCCTTGTGCAGATAGTCCAGGCCTACACATATCATAGCAAGTCCTTCAAAATATGACTGAAAAGAAGAGCATACCATCTATAACAAATACGCTTAAGAAAACTATATATATCTTTCCACTAAACCATACCTTGTGCAGCTTCGAGCACGATTCGTACACGTGTCGCCCAACCCAAGGTTTCACCACCATCATTTTTCCCTTCATATACAAGCATGGTAACAGTTAGAGAGCAGAATTGTATCAACAGCTTTACATGTCAATGTTCATATATCTATGCAATATTTCTCCGTTTGCAATTCTGTTATGGTCTCTCACAGTCTTCCTACTCTTCTGTGTCGGATATTGAATAAATTAGATGCATTAAGGTTGTTACTTCGTCAGCCAATGGTAAACAAAATGTTTTATTTTGGACAAGAAGCAATATAAGCAAAGATTACTAGCTGTTACTGATGGTTGCAGGCACTTCACAAGGAAGAGATGTAGACACCCTCGAGCTATTTTAGATAAATACATTAAAAGCATTCAAGATATATAGCCATTGAAGTTCTAACAATGCACATATATTTTTTATGAAACTTCAAGACAACCACAAAATTTGTTATCACTTCATTAGGTTTGCGAATGGACAAACCTCTCAGATGATCACAAAGATTGCCCCGGGACATGTACTCATAAACCAGTGCTAAATGGTCCTTCTCCCAGCAGTAACCAACCAAAGAAACTAGATTCCTGTGATGCACCTTTGTCAAGCTATTGACCTATGTAAAGAGACATGGCACAGAGGTTAAATATCTTAATTTGCATGTAAACTCACTGTGATGACTCAACAAACTTACATTTCAAACTGAAAACTTTCTGAACCAGGGGAGAATTAAAGTACCTCGGCTAAAAACTCATCAAGCCCATGTGATGATGATTCAGAATGCATCTTGACAGCAACCTCAGCATTGTCTTCTAAACGGCCGTAGTACACGAGTCCAAAACCTCCTTTGCCAATGCACCGTTGGAATTTATCGGTAAACTTCTCTAGCTGCTTGTATGTGAATCGGCGGTTCTCAGTATTTTGCAGCTGATCCGCATTACTTTTTCTACTTTCAGGAGCACCTTGAAGTTCTGGTTCTCTGGGAGGATCATGTGTAGAAACTGGTTGCACAAATGTCAGTTATATTACAGAAACACTAAATGTAGTAAACCTAATTAGTTAACAATCAACCAATTTAACTATATGTTGTTAAAAGAATAGAGCATACGCACTTTTGGGCTTTGTCTTTCCCCTCCAGATCAAACATGCCAGAACAAGTATAGCCACTACCAACACGGGAACCACTATTGAAATAGATATTATGGCTGTTCTACTTTTTGATGGAGGCGGACTTATTGTTGTTTTGTTGCACATATCTTCATCAGATTGATACCTGAAATAATGAAATTGCATCAGACAATTAATTCAGAGTTATTTTCTTATCACAATCAGTTCAGAGTTACTTCCCTGGAAAAAGCAAACCTTAAATATTCAGCCGAGCGCATATTCAGAGAAAAGGAAACCTCAAGAAGAAAACCCGAACCTGAAAATGAGTGATCCTGCActcctttttttttttttgatcCTGCACTCCTTTTACAGAGGGACTTTGGAACTGGTCCATTCAGACTGTTGCCAGATAAATCCCTGTAGAAAATGACATGTAGCTTAGACATTGAACATGTTCTTAGCATAACAATGGCAACAAAATCTATCCAAATAGAAGTCCTCTCAAGTGGATCCTGTCGGTGTTCTTCACTCCACTACAGAATACAGATACAAGGGGCTCCCCGTTCATGTCAAATGGGGATGTCAGATATTGtggatagtactccctccatcccaaaataagtgtcactcATTTAGTATAAAGGTAGTACATAAAAGCAAGTATCTGTAAGTATTACACACTTTATACACCTCCTCACCATCCACTAATCATATCTGTTTGTGACAAACTTGTATATATCACAGTCATCCACATTATCCAATACTTACAGATATAGGAGTTCTGTGAGCAGTGTGAAGTTATCAGATATGGCTCCAGTCAAGTTACTGTCTGACAGATCCCTACATGACAATTAACATTAGAACATAACGCAAAGGCTACATATTTGCACACGCAAGATGAAAGACCACCCAGATAATACTCACAGAGATATTATCCGCGTAGTGTTAGCAGTTATGTCGCTACAGTTCACGCCATCCCATCGATATTTGGCAGGAAAACATGGATCACCCATCCAGTTTTTCTTTACTCCGTACTCGAGTTTGATAGCCATCATTGCGTTGACTACCATCGTGGGAAAAAAATGAGTGGTCAGGAAAAGAAGAATGATGATCCTCATAAATAACATTTTTTGATCACTGAATGCAAATATGCAGTTTCATGATACCCTTGCCGGTGCAGCAcgacgaggaggacggcggcgtGTCGCGTCGGGGAGCTCTGCGCGGCCCAGATCTGGTCGGTGCGCATCCGCGACGGGGAGATGGAGGCGGCTGGCCGGGCGCCCATCGGGCTGCTCGTGTGCGCGCGGCTGCGCGGTGGAGTTGCTGGGCATAGCCCGCGCGGCTTGTGGGCGCAGGGGCGGCGCGGCCCGTGCGGCTTGCGAGCGCTAGTGGCAGCGTGGCGGCGCGGCCGCGCGAGTCGCTGCCGTGAGATGCTGCGGGAGGACGCGGGCTCCCCCTAGAGGACGGCCCCTGGCTTGGACGCGGTCGGATCTGGCGAGCCGGCCGGATCTGGCGGCTGGGGGTCAGGAGGCGGCTTGGCTGGCGACGGGGTCGGCGTTGCTGCTGACCATAAACCGTGCGGTGGAGGAAAAGGTCTTTCCTCTTGCAGAGAGGAGCCCGACCCTCGCGTCGCCCACACCGGGCGACTCGAGGGGAACCCCAGCCGCCACCGACCGCCGCCCCTCCTCCCGGCCACCCCCGCATCGCCGCCGGCTCCCCGTGCTCTCTCGTTGCGGCCTCGCGCTGGCCGCGGTGCACCTCAACCTCTCCTTGTTGGGTGCGGCGCCCCGGCGTGTTGCTGCTTCTTTGGCCCTCCGTAGCTCGCTTCGCAGCTCATGGCTGCCTAGATTGTTGGGCTACGGCGGTGGTTGGCCGACTTGCTCCGGTTGCGAGGTGGAGGAGGCACTGCCGGGTGAAAACTTCATCGACGATGACGGCTGCAGCCGCCatttttccttcttgaaggcgtcgagtTTGGCAttgtttccctcccccccaagcaCTCAGATCCCGAGAGAAATCTCGGACCCGGGGTTCCCCGTGTCGGATGGTGTCGACGTCTCTACgccgtttcctccttgggggcatcttcTTGGATTTCTTCTGCTTCGGGTGGACTCGCCTCTTGCTGCTTCCTCTCCACCTCGGCTTCGATCCCTGGCTGGCCATTGTCCTTGGCGACTCGAGTGGAGCTTGCTTGGACAtcctggggtggcctcgacgacgcgCCGCCCTTCGACCTCGGCGGCAGTACACCGGTACTGCGCCCTTCGGTCTCGGTGGCGTGTTGCCTTCTCGGCTTCGCTGGCGGCACACCGGTGCCGCCACTCGAACTCGGCTATTCGACGCTCTTCGTTCGCGCCAGTGATGCTTCTCGATATGCTTCTACTTC encodes the following:
- the LOC123103544 gene encoding LRR receptor-like serine/threonine-protein kinase IOS1, with the translated sequence MRSLWVLFGAFVLAVTAVRVAGQQEGFLSIDCGLDAKFSGRRKTDTDIAYVSDDPYVDGGKNHRVAAKFDVSSRPENRRTLRSFPSGIRNCYTLPTESGGKYLVRMVFFYGDYDGKTSPSFEVHLGSNYWDTFQNNNFWWFEAVFVAWGSWVPVCLVNTGGGTPFVSTVELRPLPPSLYPQVIVDESISALARGNLGANTSYRFPDDPYDRFWEWEVSSSWANLSTKETIQREDSLPIPVLQTAVAPVNNGTVLHVTGTYKRTFEYKFFLHFSDVQNTQLRQFDIYMNDYEPYKNYSPPYLTAGKMYTTGWYKATEGTYNITLAATNRSMLPPMVSAYEVVNRIPHDAPRTSTKDFNAMMAIKLEYGVKKNWMGDPCFPAKYRWDGVNCSDITANTTRIISLDLSDSNLTGAISDNFTLLTELLYLDLSGNSLNGPVPKSLCKRSAGSKYFRYQSDEDMCNKTTISPPPSKSRTAIISISIVVPVLVVAILVLACLIWRGKTKPKISTHDPPREPELQGAPESRKSNADQLQNTENRRFTYKQLEKFTDKFQRCIGKGGFGLVYYGRLEDNAEVAVKMHSESSSHGLDEFLAEVNSLTKVHHRNLVSLVGYCWEKDHLALVYEYMSRGNLCDHLRGKNDGGETLGWATRVRIVLEAAQGLDYLHKGCSLPIIHRDVKTNNILLGHNLKAKLADFGLCKTYLSDMQTHISTNAAGTAGYMDPEYYHTGWLTESSDVYSFGVVLLEVATGEPPVLAGHGHIVQRVKQKIATGNVTTVADAHLGDEYDVNSMWKLIDTALACTADDAVRRPTMAVIVAQLKESLALEEGREDSSVRGSITSTTAAPMSMFGPSAR